A single genomic interval of Agarivorans aestuarii harbors:
- a CDS encoding DsbA family protein: protein MVAARLYYVHDPMCSWCWGYKSTLIELERLLPENISLVYLLGGLAVDSDIEMPAEMQAFLQQTWRKIANQLGTQFNYQFWELNTPRRSTYPANRAVLAAKQQGAEKAMINAIQQAYYLDAKNPSDLSVLCNLAESLHLDLERFTADIGSEKLNADLLNEIQFSRSMPIQGFPSLVLEKGGHYYPVGLDYKNAQASLEHIQQLLA, encoded by the coding sequence CTATAAATCTACTTTGATTGAACTTGAGCGCTTGTTGCCTGAGAACATCTCGCTAGTTTATCTTTTGGGTGGCTTGGCTGTAGATTCAGATATAGAAATGCCAGCAGAGATGCAGGCATTTTTGCAGCAAACTTGGCGAAAGATAGCTAATCAGTTGGGGACTCAATTCAATTATCAGTTTTGGGAGCTAAATACACCTAGGCGTTCTACCTATCCCGCCAATCGAGCAGTTCTTGCGGCAAAACAGCAGGGCGCTGAGAAAGCGATGATAAATGCGATTCAACAGGCCTATTACTTAGATGCGAAAAACCCTTCAGATTTATCTGTGTTATGTAACTTGGCTGAAAGCTTACATTTAGATCTGGAAAGATTTACGGCTGATATTGGCAGTGAAAAACTCAATGCTGATTTACTCAACGAAATTCAGTTCTCTCGAAGTATGCCGATCCAAGGATTCCCGTCTTTAGTATTGGAGAAGGGGGGTCACTATTATCCGGTAGGTTTAGATTATAAAAATGCCCAAGCTAGCCTTGAGCATATTCAACAGTTACTGGCTTAA
- a CDS encoding DUF3334 family protein encodes MKKLKVVTTEDVLLTLCNSVTNVLSKATASDIKYSAMVQKINKTCLKPDIGCFVLFDGGFSGLVVINFTADAAMEIYRNYMLHMGIPESELAQQHTADEVGNVMGELMNQMVGYFTGVVGKELQTSLTQNQPKMLALNKQVLISIDTNLDRPQARRVTFTTAKNNIFYLELAMDKTEFIKLHEFETEDDVDPDDLIEQAASQKKAEQEPKDVAQTIDQDLLDELGI; translated from the coding sequence ATGAAAAAATTAAAAGTTGTTACCACCGAAGACGTATTGCTTACATTGTGTAATTCGGTAACTAACGTATTAAGCAAAGCAACCGCCAGCGACATTAAATACTCTGCCATGGTGCAAAAGATAAACAAGACCTGTTTAAAGCCCGACATTGGCTGTTTTGTTCTGTTTGATGGTGGCTTCTCTGGTTTAGTGGTGATTAACTTTACTGCAGATGCTGCAATGGAAATTTACCGTAATTACATGCTGCACATGGGCATTCCAGAATCAGAACTCGCTCAGCAACATACCGCCGACGAAGTGGGTAATGTAATGGGTGAATTAATGAATCAGATGGTGGGTTATTTTACTGGTGTTGTAGGTAAAGAGTTACAAACCTCGCTTACTCAAAACCAACCCAAAATGTTAGCTTTAAACAAGCAAGTATTAATCTCAATTGATACTAACTTGGACCGCCCTCAAGCAAGACGAGTAACCTTCACAACTGCCAAGAACAACATCTTCTATCTTGAGCTCGCCATGGATAAAACCGAATTTATTAAACTTCATGAGTTTGAAACAGAAGACGATGTTGACCCGGATGATCTTATTGAGCAAGCCGCCTCGCAGAAGAAAGCAGAGCAAGAGCCTAAAGACGTTGCGCAAACCATTGATCAAGATTTACTTGACGAACTAGGTATTTAA
- the asnS gene encoding asparagine--tRNA ligase: MTHSSVTDVMSGKFSVGQQVTIKGWIRTRRDSKAGLSFLAIHDGSCFDAVQAVAPNTLANYENDVVKLTAGCSVVVTGEVVESPGKGQSFEIQATEVEVVGWVENPDSYPMSAKRHSIEYLREHAHLRPRTNVIGAVTRVRNCLSQAIHRFYHEQGYVWVSTPIITGSDTEGAGEMFRVSTLDMNNLPLGDKGEIDYQQDFFGKETFLTVSGQLNAETYACALSKVYTFGPTFRAENSNTSRHLAEFWMVEPEVAFADLEDVAKLAEDMLKYVFKAVLDERMDDMNFFAQRINKEAISRLENFVSTDFAQVDYTDAIQILKDSGKKFEYDVEWGIDMSSEHERYLAEEHFKAPVVVKNYPKDIKAFYMRQNDDGKTVAAMDVLAPGIGEIIGGSQREERLEVLDARLLELDLDKDDYSWYRDLRRYGTVPHSGFGLGFERLVSYVTGVTNIRDVIPFPRAPKNAEY; this comes from the coding sequence ATGACGCATTCTTCAGTGACAGACGTTATGAGCGGTAAGTTCAGCGTTGGTCAACAAGTAACTATTAAGGGTTGGATCCGTACTCGTCGCGATTCAAAAGCAGGTCTTTCTTTCTTAGCCATTCATGACGGTTCATGTTTCGACGCCGTTCAAGCGGTGGCACCTAATACCCTAGCCAATTATGAGAATGATGTCGTTAAACTAACTGCCGGTTGTTCGGTTGTAGTCACTGGTGAAGTTGTTGAATCACCGGGTAAAGGCCAGTCATTCGAAATTCAAGCTACCGAGGTTGAAGTTGTTGGTTGGGTAGAAAACCCTGACAGCTACCCAATGTCAGCAAAACGCCATAGCATTGAGTATTTACGTGAACACGCCCACCTACGCCCACGTACCAACGTAATTGGAGCGGTTACCCGTGTGCGAAACTGCTTGTCTCAAGCTATTCACCGTTTTTATCACGAGCAGGGATACGTTTGGGTAAGCACGCCAATTATCACCGGTAGCGACACCGAAGGCGCGGGTGAGATGTTCCGTGTATCAACCCTAGACATGAACAACCTGCCATTAGGTGATAAAGGTGAGATTGACTACCAGCAAGACTTCTTTGGTAAAGAAACATTCTTAACGGTTTCTGGCCAGTTGAATGCCGAAACCTACGCCTGTGCATTGTCTAAAGTCTATACTTTTGGCCCAACCTTCCGTGCTGAAAACTCAAATACTAGCCGCCACTTGGCTGAATTTTGGATGGTTGAACCTGAAGTGGCCTTTGCAGATTTGGAAGACGTAGCTAAATTAGCTGAAGACATGTTGAAGTATGTATTTAAAGCAGTACTTGATGAGCGCATGGACGACATGAACTTCTTCGCTCAACGGATTAACAAAGAAGCAATCAGCCGCTTAGAAAACTTTGTAAGTACTGACTTTGCTCAAGTTGATTACACCGATGCTATTCAGATTCTAAAAGATAGCGGTAAAAAGTTTGAGTATGATGTTGAATGGGGCATTGATATGTCTTCAGAGCACGAGCGTTACTTAGCTGAAGAACACTTTAAAGCACCTGTTGTAGTTAAAAATTACCCGAAAGACATTAAAGCGTTCTACATGCGCCAAAATGACGACGGTAAAACCGTAGCGGCAATGGACGTATTAGCACCGGGTATTGGTGAGATTATCGGTGGTAGTCAACGTGAAGAACGTTTAGAGGTATTAGACGCGCGCTTGCTAGAACTTGATCTCGATAAAGATGATTACTCTTGGTACCGCGACTTACGTCGTTACGGCACTGTACCTCACTCTGGTTTCGGCTTAGGCTTTGAGCGTTTAGTGTCTTACGTAACTGGTGTCACTAACATCCGTGACGTAATACCTTTCCCGCGTGCGCCGAAGAATGCTGAATACTAG
- the bioA gene encoding adenosylmethionine--8-amino-7-oxononanoate transaminase: MSIDLDYDQQHLWHPYTSSVNPLPCYPVAAAEGCEIILENGKRLVDGMASWWACIHGYKVAELDDAAHKQLANMSHVMFGGLTHQPAVNLAKKLVDLTPKSLQQVFISDSGSVAVEVALKMALQYWHAKGEKRAKFATVRNGYHGDTFGAMSVCDPNGGMHQLYQGFLPEHLFCDAPQSRFEQSWDPQDIKPMQQMLEQHHQSIAAVIIEPIVQGAGGMRIYHPEYLKQLRQLCDKYQLLLIADEIATGFGRTGKLFACEHAEIEPDILCLGKGLTGGYMSLAATLTSKAIADTICSGEAGVFMHGPTFMGNPLACAVANASIDLLIASEWQTKVQNIEQSLKGQLKACLVLDSVADVRVLGAIGVVETKNPVNLADIQAKFVDLGVWIRPFGKLVYIMPPYTITDEQLQKLTKAIYTVLSKR; encoded by the coding sequence ATGAGCATTGATTTAGATTACGACCAACAACATCTATGGCACCCTTATACCTCGTCGGTTAACCCATTGCCCTGCTATCCAGTTGCAGCTGCTGAAGGCTGTGAAATCATTCTTGAAAACGGTAAGCGCTTGGTAGACGGCATGGCATCTTGGTGGGCTTGTATTCACGGTTATAAGGTAGCCGAGCTAGATGATGCCGCTCACAAGCAGTTAGCCAATATGTCGCATGTGATGTTTGGTGGCTTAACTCACCAACCTGCCGTTAACCTTGCTAAAAAGTTGGTTGATTTAACCCCCAAAAGTTTGCAGCAAGTATTTATTAGTGACTCTGGTTCGGTAGCTGTAGAGGTCGCACTAAAAATGGCCTTGCAGTACTGGCATGCTAAAGGTGAAAAACGCGCTAAATTTGCCACGGTAAGAAATGGTTATCACGGCGATACCTTTGGCGCTATGTCGGTGTGTGATCCCAATGGAGGAATGCATCAGCTTTATCAAGGATTCTTACCAGAACACTTGTTTTGCGATGCGCCGCAATCCCGCTTCGAACAAAGCTGGGATCCGCAAGATATCAAACCAATGCAGCAAATGCTTGAACAACACCACCAATCAATAGCTGCAGTAATTATAGAGCCCATTGTTCAAGGCGCGGGTGGAATGCGTATCTATCACCCAGAGTATTTGAAACAGCTTCGACAGCTTTGTGATAAGTATCAGCTACTGTTGATTGCAGACGAAATTGCTACTGGATTTGGCCGCACCGGTAAACTGTTTGCCTGTGAACACGCCGAAATAGAACCCGATATATTGTGCTTAGGCAAAGGTCTAACTGGAGGCTATATGAGCCTAGCCGCTACATTAACCAGTAAAGCGATAGCGGACACCATTTGTAGCGGTGAAGCTGGTGTATTTATGCATGGCCCTACCTTTATGGGTAACCCTCTCGCCTGCGCTGTAGCCAACGCCAGCATAGATTTGCTGATTGCTTCAGAATGGCAAACTAAGGTACAGAACATAGAGCAGTCACTTAAGGGCCAACTTAAAGCATGTTTGGTATTAGATTCCGTCGCTGATGTTAGGGTGTTGGGCGCAATTGGCGTAGTCGAAACTAAAAACCCGGTCAATCTAGCTGATATTCAAGCGAAGTTTGTCGACTTAGGTGTATGGATAAGACCTTTTGGAAAGTTGGTGTATATTATGCCGCCTTACACCATCACCGATGAACAATTACAAAAGCTAACTAAGGCGATTTACACCGTTCTATCTAAGCGCTGA
- the bioB gene encoding biotin synthase BioB produces the protein MTQTLRHDWTVQEVNDLFALPFNDLLFQAQCAHRANFDPNQVQVSTLLSIKTGACPEDCKYCPQSAHHKTDLKTERLLEVEHVLTEAKKAKENGSTRFCMGAAWKNPKQRDMPYLVKMVEGVKEMGMETCMTLGMLEKQQAEELADAGLDYYNHNLDTSREYYQEIITTRTYDQRLDTLDNVRSAGMKVCSGGIMGMGETATDRSGLLVQLANLPRHPESVPINMLVKVKGTLLEGVDDMDQFEFIRCIAVARIMMPRSHVRLSAGREEMNEQVQALCFMAGANSIFYGCKLLTTPNPDENQDMQLFKKLGIRPEPAALKNGTEEQEEDLYKTLVKQQQKNSPSQFYDAS, from the coding sequence ATGACTCAAACACTCCGCCACGATTGGACCGTACAGGAAGTAAACGATTTGTTTGCTTTGCCGTTTAACGATTTGCTGTTTCAGGCCCAGTGCGCGCATCGCGCTAATTTTGACCCGAATCAAGTACAGGTTTCGACCTTGTTATCGATTAAAACTGGCGCGTGTCCTGAGGATTGCAAGTATTGCCCGCAAAGTGCTCACCATAAAACTGACCTTAAAACAGAGCGTTTGTTAGAAGTTGAGCATGTGCTTACTGAAGCTAAAAAGGCCAAGGAGAATGGCTCAACCCGTTTTTGTATGGGGGCTGCTTGGAAAAATCCTAAACAACGCGATATGCCGTACTTGGTTAAGATGGTTGAAGGCGTGAAAGAAATGGGTATGGAAACTTGTATGACTTTGGGTATGCTTGAGAAGCAGCAAGCCGAAGAGCTCGCAGACGCTGGTTTAGATTATTACAACCATAACCTAGATACTTCGCGTGAGTATTACCAAGAAATTATTACTACTCGTACCTATGACCAACGCTTAGACACTTTAGATAATGTTCGCTCTGCGGGTATGAAGGTTTGTTCTGGCGGTATTATGGGCATGGGCGAAACGGCTACCGACAGAAGTGGCTTGTTGGTTCAACTAGCTAATCTTCCACGTCACCCAGAAAGTGTACCGATTAACATGCTAGTTAAAGTGAAAGGCACTTTACTAGAAGGTGTTGATGATATGGACCAATTTGAGTTTATTCGCTGTATTGCGGTAGCTCGAATCATGATGCCGCGCTCCCACGTGCGTTTATCAGCTGGTCGTGAAGAAATGAATGAACAAGTTCAAGCGCTTTGTTTTATGGCGGGTGCAAACTCTATATTTTATGGATGTAAGCTCTTAACAACGCCTAATCCTGATGAAAACCAAGACATGCAGTTGTTTAAAAAGCTTGGGATACGTCCGGAGCCTGCAGCGCTTAAAAATGGCACCGAAGAACAAGAAGAAGACCTCTATAAAACCTTGGTTAAACAGCAGCAAAAAAACAGCCCATCTCAGTTTTACGATGCTTCATAA
- the bioF gene encoding 8-amino-7-oxononanoate synthase produces the protein MAFEFVKQQVEQRKQQQLFRQRRCQSSAQGRLIEIDKQGFVNFSSNDYLGLSHHAKVIEAWKKGAERYGVGSGGSPLVTGFQQAHHELEETLCDWQGRDGALLFNSGFSANQSVIKALLSKNDVLIQDKLNHASLMEAGVLCDASFMRFKHNSMQQLAKKLVSQNSDNCLVITEGVFSMDGDQAPLQSISDLCKQHQAWLMVDDAHGVGCLGDQGAGSLNHQGLSPDDVQIQMITFGKALGVSGAAILCDQELKDYLINFDKSYVYSTAMPAAQACAITESIKVLQTEPELQQKLVSNITLFKGLAKENGIALTDSNTAIQPIIVGQAEKALLMAQSLQNKGFWVSAIRPPTVPANTARLRVTLSSHHQEQDIVGLIKAIFEVNKDNYDHR, from the coding sequence ATGGCATTTGAGTTTGTAAAGCAGCAAGTCGAACAACGTAAACAGCAGCAGCTGTTTCGTCAGAGGCGCTGTCAATCGAGCGCTCAAGGGCGTTTGATTGAGATTGATAAACAAGGCTTTGTTAATTTTTCAAGTAACGATTACCTTGGTTTATCTCACCATGCAAAAGTAATTGAAGCTTGGAAAAAAGGTGCTGAGCGTTACGGCGTGGGCAGTGGTGGCTCGCCACTAGTTACCGGCTTTCAGCAAGCCCATCATGAGCTTGAAGAAACGCTGTGTGATTGGCAGGGGCGTGACGGAGCTTTGTTGTTTAACAGCGGCTTTTCCGCTAACCAAAGCGTGATCAAGGCTTTGCTCTCCAAAAATGATGTATTAATCCAAGATAAACTTAATCATGCATCTTTAATGGAAGCTGGCGTATTGTGTGATGCCAGCTTCATGCGTTTTAAGCATAACTCGATGCAGCAACTGGCTAAAAAGTTGGTTAGCCAAAATAGTGATAACTGTTTGGTGATCACTGAAGGTGTATTTAGCATGGATGGTGATCAAGCCCCGCTACAATCAATCAGCGACTTATGCAAACAACATCAAGCTTGGTTAATGGTAGATGACGCTCACGGAGTGGGGTGTTTAGGAGATCAAGGCGCTGGTTCGTTAAATCACCAAGGCCTTAGTCCCGATGATGTGCAGATCCAGATGATAACCTTTGGCAAAGCTTTGGGGGTTTCCGGTGCAGCCATTCTGTGTGACCAAGAGCTTAAAGACTACCTTATTAACTTTGATAAAAGCTATGTTTACTCCACTGCAATGCCGGCTGCACAAGCTTGCGCTATCACAGAATCTATTAAGGTGCTGCAAACAGAGCCTGAACTACAACAAAAGCTAGTAAGCAATATAACGTTGTTTAAAGGCTTAGCTAAGGAAAACGGTATAGCGCTCACTGATTCTAATACAGCTATACAACCGATAATTGTTGGTCAGGCTGAAAAAGCCTTGCTAATGGCTCAATCCCTGCAAAACAAGGGCTTTTGGGTGTCAGCTATTCGGCCACCAACGGTACCAGCCAATACTGCTCGGTTACGGGTTACCTTAAGTAGCCATCATCAAGAACAAGATATTGTTGGTCTTATAAAAGCCATTTTTGAAGTAAACAAAGATAACTATGATCATCGATAA
- the bioC gene encoding malonyl-ACP O-methyltransferase BioC, whose amino-acid sequence MIIDKQQVARHFSKAADSYNDYAELQRNIGHQLLRYLPAKDYSLAVDLGCGTGYFATALKAQADKVIALDLSLAMANKAKHSAKPFAAMVSDAEQLALADCSVDLVYSSLALQWCNDLTTALREVRRVLKPNGILLFSTLNQGTLFELEDAWADVDKHRHVNRFLTNAEIEEAAYNAGFTDTEFYQEKRTLWYEHAFLLLADLKGIGANYVVGGEPNATNRSQLKTMAKNYKAKYSSADRNNCISATYKVSYGVLINA is encoded by the coding sequence ATGATCATCGATAAACAGCAGGTTGCTCGTCATTTTTCCAAGGCTGCTGACTCATATAATGACTACGCCGAACTACAACGAAACATCGGCCACCAACTGCTGAGATACTTGCCAGCTAAAGACTATTCGTTGGCTGTTGATTTGGGCTGCGGTACTGGATACTTTGCTACAGCCCTAAAAGCTCAAGCGGATAAGGTAATTGCTTTAGACCTGTCTTTGGCGATGGCAAACAAAGCTAAGCATTCTGCCAAACCATTTGCTGCAATGGTGAGTGATGCAGAGCAACTAGCACTAGCAGATTGCAGTGTTGACTTGGTCTATTCAAGCTTGGCTTTACAATGGTGTAACGACCTTACTACCGCCTTGAGGGAAGTTAGACGCGTGCTTAAGCCTAATGGCATTTTGTTATTTTCTACCCTTAATCAAGGCACTTTGTTTGAGCTAGAAGATGCCTGGGCAGATGTAGACAAGCATCGTCATGTAAATCGATTTCTTACCAATGCAGAGATTGAAGAAGCTGCCTATAATGCCGGTTTTACCGATACCGAGTTTTATCAGGAAAAACGAACACTTTGGTATGAGCATGCCTTTCTGTTGTTAGCTGACTTAAAAGGAATTGGCGCTAACTATGTAGTTGGCGGTGAACCCAACGCTACAAATCGCAGTCAACTTAAAACCATGGCTAAAAACTACAAGGCTAAATACAGTTCGGCAGATAGAAACAACTGCATTAGTGCAACATATAAGGTGAGCTACGGAGTATTAATTAATGCTTAA
- the bioD gene encoding dethiobiotin synthase: MLKSIFITGTDTEVGKTVVSCGLVKALQDKFSIVNGYKPIAAGTEIFALGEGNEDAFALMGVNSSELSYSDVNPVMLKHAIAPHIAANIENTPVNTELMTSGLQNLSSKSDFVVVEGAGGWHVPLNDNGLMMSNWVADQKLPVVLVVGVKLGCLNHALLTVEAIKASGCTLVAWVANNLNETSDISKLNISYLQAAIEAPCIAELPYNTSLNADTAAECFELEALVSQT; this comes from the coding sequence ATGCTTAAGTCCATTTTTATCACCGGTACAGATACCGAAGTAGGTAAAACTGTAGTGAGTTGTGGCTTGGTGAAGGCCTTGCAAGACAAATTTTCTATAGTCAATGGATATAAACCAATAGCAGCTGGAACCGAAATATTTGCTTTAGGTGAGGGCAACGAAGACGCCTTCGCGCTGATGGGTGTAAATTCTAGTGAACTTAGCTATTCAGACGTTAACCCGGTCATGTTAAAACATGCCATTGCTCCTCACATAGCTGCAAATATAGAAAACACGCCGGTTAATACTGAGCTAATGACCAGTGGCTTACAAAACCTCTCTAGTAAATCTGACTTCGTTGTTGTTGAAGGAGCTGGGGGGTGGCATGTTCCTCTTAACGATAATGGCTTGATGATGTCTAACTGGGTCGCAGATCAAAAGCTGCCGGTTGTGTTGGTGGTTGGTGTTAAGTTGGGATGCCTTAATCATGCCCTGCTTACGGTTGAAGCGATAAAAGCCAGCGGTTGCACGTTGGTTGCTTGGGTTGCTAATAACTTGAATGAAACTTCAGATATATCAAAACTGAATATCAGCTATTTGCAAGCAGCCATTGAGGCGCCTTGTATTGCTGAACTTCCCTATAATACTAGCTTGAATGCGGATACTGCAGCTGAATGCTTTGAGCTTGAAGCGCTAGTCAGCCAAACCTAA
- the htpX gene encoding protease HtpX, which produces MKRILLFLGTNLAVVLVLGIVMNIVFSALGISTQSIGGLLIFCAIFGFGGSIISLLISKWMAKRSTGAQVITTPRNQTEAWLVDTVARQAKAAGIGMPEVAIYNAPDMNAFATGAKRDDALVAVSTGLLDNMSRDEVEAVLAHEVSHIANGDMVTLTLIQGVVNTFVMFLARIIANLISSAMSNNNENGQGMGTLAYIATVFVLEMVFGILASIIVMWFSRQREYRADAGSAKLVGKDKMINALQRLGGSREPEMEGSMMAFGINGKRAMSELFLSHPPLEKRIAALRAR; this is translated from the coding sequence ATGAAACGTATATTGTTGTTTTTAGGCACAAACTTAGCGGTTGTTTTGGTGCTTGGTATAGTAATGAACATAGTGTTCTCTGCCTTGGGGATTTCTACCCAAAGCATTGGCGGTTTGTTGATATTCTGTGCCATTTTCGGCTTTGGTGGCTCTATCATTTCTTTGCTGATTTCTAAATGGATGGCAAAGCGTTCTACCGGCGCACAAGTAATCACTACTCCAAGAAACCAAACTGAAGCTTGGCTAGTAGATACTGTAGCGCGACAAGCTAAAGCGGCTGGTATTGGTATGCCCGAGGTCGCCATTTACAATGCACCAGATATGAATGCTTTTGCCACTGGAGCTAAACGTGACGACGCCTTAGTTGCAGTAAGTACTGGCCTGCTGGATAACATGAGCCGAGATGAAGTAGAAGCAGTACTCGCTCATGAAGTTAGCCATATTGCCAATGGCGACATGGTAACGCTCACCTTAATTCAGGGTGTAGTGAATACTTTTGTGATGTTCCTAGCTCGAATTATCGCTAACCTTATCAGCTCAGCGATGAGCAACAATAACGAAAACGGCCAGGGCATGGGCACCCTTGCTTACATTGCCACAGTGTTTGTACTTGAAATGGTATTTGGCATTCTTGCTAGCATTATTGTTATGTGGTTTTCGCGTCAGCGCGAGTACCGCGCTGATGCGGGTTCTGCCAAGTTAGTTGGCAAAGACAAGATGATTAATGCCCTCCAACGTTTAGGTGGAAGTAGAGAGCCAGAAATGGAAGGTTCTATGATGGCCTTTGGTATTAACGGCAAACGCGCAATGAGCGAGCTGTTTTTAAGCCATCCTCCCTTGGAAAAGCGAATCGCAGCTTTGCGAGCGCGTTAA
- a CDS encoding ABC transporter substrate-binding protein, translated as MKFTFLSINASKIGILLFISSVLLACQNQTQALRVAVSPWLGFEPIFLSKQLSFEGSNAYIVNELTTPSHVMHALKSGQVDAGFLSLTETISLLAERVDLTVVAVIDRSVGGDALVTRQDINNIEQLKGERIGYESLSVASLVMDDWLQDTKVNADDFVLVEAKLDEQLALFRKGEISAVMTSGPIQSRLVDNLSANVLYKSAAQGQAYYRVMVVRTEVLQEKRNGVSNLLKNFYKANTWLEEHSREGYKLIAKRTQLYSKEVRQAYGNIQMLNAQQSIALFTGNFILGLAQEKAQRMAELELIHRAPDLSRSFTSEWLLELNGV; from the coding sequence ATGAAATTTACCTTTTTATCAATCAACGCCAGTAAGATTGGAATACTACTATTTATTAGTAGTGTCTTACTCGCATGTCAAAACCAAACTCAAGCTCTGCGTGTAGCCGTGTCTCCTTGGTTGGGTTTTGAGCCTATATTCCTGTCTAAGCAACTTTCTTTTGAAGGTTCAAACGCCTATATCGTTAATGAACTAACCACGCCCAGCCATGTAATGCACGCACTTAAAAGTGGCCAAGTGGATGCCGGTTTCTTAAGCCTCACCGAAACAATTAGCCTATTAGCTGAGCGAGTCGATCTAACCGTAGTAGCGGTTATCGATCGCAGCGTAGGTGGCGATGCCTTGGTCACACGCCAAGACATCAATAATATTGAACAACTGAAAGGCGAACGCATTGGCTATGAGAGCTTATCAGTAGCTTCTCTTGTTATGGACGACTGGTTACAAGATACCAAGGTTAATGCCGACGATTTTGTTTTAGTGGAAGCCAAGCTTGATGAACAACTGGCGTTATTTCGCAAAGGTGAAATTAGCGCGGTGATGACCTCAGGCCCAATTCAAAGCCGTTTGGTAGATAACCTATCTGCCAACGTACTTTATAAAAGCGCTGCGCAAGGCCAAGCTTATTACCGGGTGATGGTAGTAAGAACTGAGGTCTTACAAGAAAAGCGAAATGGCGTATCGAATCTATTAAAAAACTTTTATAAAGCGAACACTTGGTTAGAAGAGCATTCGAGAGAAGGCTACAAGTTAATCGCTAAGCGAACTCAGCTATACAGTAAAGAAGTTCGCCAAGCTTATGGAAATATTCAAATGCTTAATGCTCAGCAGAGCATTGCACTTTTCACTGGTAATTTTATTTTGGGACTTGCGCAGGAAAAAGCGCAACGTATGGCTGAGTTGGAATTGATCCACCGAGCACCTGATTTGTCGCGAAGTTTTACCAGCGAGTGGTTATTGGAGTTGAACGGTGTATAG